In the genome of Caenorhabditis elegans chromosome IV, the window agaaaatacatctatggaagtcgaccaaaaaactatatttttctacaaGTAGACtgcaaataaattttgaaaatttttatttgaacatttgagGAGGTTAGTCCTGTAGCGTCGCTCTAAATTTGTTTAAGGaacccaaatttttggaaaagttggcgattcaaaaaaattttaactaaaaattttgaaaactccgaaaaattgtgaattatttagttttaatatttaatcTTGTTGGATGGCTGAAAGTATAATaagacaaaaattttagaacgtGCATAAAATATAGCTTAAACCACGggaatttcgaaatattttgaaaagtataaatTTCATTGCGATTTACAAATTTATACTGTTTCATACTTTCCATatcaaaaatctataaattagTATGTTTAGTGACCAGATTTTAAAGAGATTCTTAGAAGATTCTCTGGTTGCAAATTTAATTATCTTGTCATCGCAACCGAATATCAAACTATTAATCATATCTTTAAggaaaccaaattttttggaaaaaatgtcaatttagtaaaatttcaactgaaacttttgaaaactccgaaaaattatGGGTTATTTAGTTTTAATGTGTAATCTGAAATAATGTGTATGCTggattgttgaaaataaaaagaaacaaaagttttagaaCGTATAGCTTAAACcaattggaatttcaaaacattttaaaaaatataacattcATTGCGATTTACAAATTTATACTGTTTCATACTTTCTATTTCAACACTCTGTAAACCTCGCTGAGCAGTAATCTTCattctttttatttctgtttaaactaaaatttttaaatacatataGCTGGAGTTAggaaataatatgaaaaaaatatttcaatgcGATTTAGAAACTTATACTGTTTCATACTTTCTATTTCAAACttcacaaatttcaatgaGCAGTGATTTTAATTCTATCAGAAATCTAGTAGACATATGTTGCCAAATTATTAGGGTGTTCGataagttttttcgttttttctcagttttgaatttttctcaaatattctTTTGTGATTACATAGTAGATAGTGAGCAAtgagaaatttataaataccagccagttccggcaatttccagACTGCACCATCTGCCTTCGAGTGGtcgagaagaaaaaattattttttcgatttttttggttttaggtTTGAATGGAAATGTTAGTGTTTCATGCAGTTGGAAAACTTTTGTATAACGCAGATTAAAAATATCAGGCAACGAAAAGCACTCCTTgatatcttaaaatttgaaaaagtagctAAAATtagttgcaaaaattgcaattttctcttCAGATTGGTATATCTTAGACTGCATGACAGATTACCAATTATGAATAACTACAGAAAtgttaaacatttcaaaataaacaaattatatgttgacaactttttggtatCTTTTACCGTTTAAAGGTTACGAAGCCTGCCAACTCGAACTTTTCAGAGTTCTTAAAATTGGAcgtttgtctgaaaatctcgatttctagcaaatctatcaaaaagtttataactacaaaaataataatcaattatttttacacatttttaaagttggtCATTTTATATAAACTTTGATGACATCAGAGTTATCGCCCCTACAAAAGAAAcaccgaaaattttgataatttaatggaaaaaattcaattgaaaacagaggaaaaaatattttctatggAACATAATTAAAATGCTTGTATTATggaaatatcataaaaatcaaaaaaaaaacacaatttcctTACAAGATATCCATTCTTCAACGAATTTCgttcatttttccataaaattatcaaaattttagatttttctctaGAAGGGGCGATAACTCTGTTGTTATCAAAGATATCTTAAAATGaccaactacaaaaatgtgtaaaaataattggtgattgtttttgttgttatgaactttttgatagatttgctAGAAATCAAGATATTCAGACAAACGTCCAATTTTAAGAACTCTGAAAAGTTCGAGTTGGCAGGCTTCTCCGATGTGTAACTTTTAAACGGTAAAAGATACCAACATATAATTTGTTCATTTAGAAATGcttaacatttttgtagttattCATAAATAGAGATGAGAAATAGAGAAGAAAATAGATGTCACGCAGTCCAAGATATACCCCTCTGAAggaaaaagtgtattttttgcGACTAATTTTcgctacttttttcaaattttaagatatcAAGGAATGCTTTTCGTTGGCTGATATTTTTAATCTGCGTTatactaaaattttccaactgcATGGAACACTAACATTTCCATTCAAACCTAAAACCaaacaaatcgaaaaattattttttcttctcgaCCACTCGAAGGCAGATGGTGCAGTCTGGAGGTTGCCGAAACTGGCtggtatttataaatttttcattactcACTAACTACTatgaaatcacaaaaaaatatttgagaaaaattcaaaactgagaaaaaacgaaaagacTTATCGAACACCCTAATAAATCCTGACAAATTGaatatcgcaaaaaaaaatcaaatttcaaagtattcttcatatattttccaaataaaataagTATTTATATCAGAAATGAGATGCAATGTgtgtgagagagagagagagaaaatgttCGTTTAAATGGTTCCAGAGCCTTCTAGATCATTGATATCCACGTGGAAGTGGACGAGATCGGTACGAGCATAGAATTCCTCATCAGTTCCGTAGGGTTGAGTGGTTGATGGTTGTTGGGATGGAGTTGGTGAGGATGTGCTCATTGGAGATGcagttgttgttgttgttgaaacAGCTTGTCTTTTTTGACGGACTGGCTGAAACGGTAATTTTGTGAttagttgaattttcagccaaaagaGCTTCCCCAACTTACCATACTAGTAGATGATCCTTGATTCATTGGAATAGTGGAAGCTTGTGCTCCATTTCCAGTTGGCGTCATGGATGAAGCCGAGGAAGAAGCCGAGGAGGCAGGCGGAGTTGAAGAACGGGATGACACAAGATATCCTGGCAGAGCCGAGTTGATTGCAGACTTCAGGCTTTGAGCCATTTGTGAGTTCACGTCGGTGACTGAATGTTTACATATCATAATCAAAACTCAAAGCACAAGCATTTTTGCAGCAGCTGCGGGTTTGTTAGTTTGGTCTCAGCGAGTAGGTTGcagggatttttaaaaatcaaactacTCTGTTGGTTGGTTTTAGGGCATTTTCCCTATCAGTATTGCACCTCTAGTTCTACTTTGACTCCTTATATCTCGCTTCCCGTTTGTCctactcaaaaattgtgaactaacaaaatttttgttgaatcttTTTCTATCGATTTGTAGTTGATTATTGTTTGATATCTCTCAAATGAACAGAGTTATGACCTTTCAAAGTTAAGACAATTCTCAACTCACAATTATCAATTGCTCCGAGACCTTCCAAAGAGTTGTTAGAATAAGTGAGACTAAGATTATGAAGATATTGAATATTGTCGTAGTTGAGACCAACTACCGGTGCCGATTGAATATTAGCGAACAATGCGAACACGATGAATCCCAACATTTTATGATGAGAAGAGTTAGCTACTCTATGGTACAACGACTCCGGTGGGGCTCTTTTTATACGGCGGGGACTTCTTTCgtacttttttgtttgttgtCACCTCGGAATTTCAATGTGTGCCAACTTGTAAGTACTACACACCAGCACCTCCTCCCGTCTCTTAGAGGTGATGGTGAGCAAAAACCGAtgtcaacaaaaatttttgggaattttttttttcttcttcgtttTGGAGCAAGAGTGCACAAAGTTTGTATGTAGCATACGGTTTGCAAACCATTCCGCGTGAAGCCTGTACGTGTTTGAAAGAAGAATGAAAGGGTAAGAATCAATTggaatgaaaaaaaggttacttgatcaattgttttttgttggaaattggaagaaaaaagtattgaattTCCATGTTTGATGCTCAAACAATCTGTGCTTAAAATAGATATTTAGTGAAACATGTAGAAACATCACATTTCGCATGTTATTTGCTACGTGGCcgtgaaaatgagaaaattaggCCACCAGTTATTTTTCAGGCCGTCATGTCACACAGTGAAAGGCTGATTTGAAGGaacaatttcttaaaattcaacgagttgattgttttgaacctgtaagaaaaaagttatacaCAACcagaaacagtattttttttgccaaaaatatgatttcttttttggtttttcaggtcataaagacaaaaaaatgaagatttttttttgctttttcaagaaattattttaatttttctttttttttcggtacaAAATCCagtaaattatatatttttaggtttttttgccaaaaatgaagtttttttttgtttttttggacgaaaaagacaaaaacaaatgttttctgACATGGGAACATTAGAAGCCAgaatgcgattttttttttggtattttgaagaaatcaaacaaaaaaattttgaagaacttttttttttatctagttttttgttttgggtCTAAATTCCaaactaaaaattcttttattttttttgacagcCCTGAAACCTCTCAAAAAccttaattttcgaaaataaccaaaaactaattttacaAAAGACTTTCTTCGCGGCGAAACCCATCCGATAAGttccatgcgcctttaattttcagcaaattgcaTAATATCCACGCAGCAGTCTTGTTTTCCTTTTAAACACTCAAAAATGAATGCACACAGCACCCAATCACATATCGTATCACGtagtgccaggctgtcccggttcgatctacaaaaaacgcgggaattttttgcccaaaaatatgtgacgtcagcacgtgtTCTTATctatacgaaatcagttgagaagtctgtgtctcttctcccgcattttttgtagatctacgtagatcaagccgaaatgaaatttctgcaataaaaaactcttcgcggcgagacccatccgaTAAGTTCCATGCgcctttatttttcagaaaattgcatAATATCCACGTTGCACGTTAAAGGAACATACTATCTTCCTCggtgggtctcgtcacgattcTTGTAATTTTGGATAATGATCATGATGTTCTTAGCTTGTGAGGACTGTAACTTTGAGCTCCGCAAACTATAATAACTTGCTCCTATGCTCATATTTCAAAGCTCGAGAGCTCAAAGAATTCCACTCTATGAACCCAAGCTCACGTGCCACAAGGATGTTACATTCTGATATTTGGTCTGTAAATTCTCAAACatcctagaaaaaattttttttcgcgtttttttgtGTCTGGCTGGCTTCTGACGTGTTCGCGTTCAAATATGTATTGTGTCAAACACTCAAACACAAGAAATATGCCGTTTACACACACAGAGAGGGCTCGGTCAATACAAGCAAAATATAAGTAAAATTCGACGTAAATTTCCGAGTTTTGGTCTTCTACTCTGTAAATTtgccatttcattttttttcctctttcaaTAAATTGCGGGGGTGAAGACAGGTgtcaaacaaaaatgaattccatttttcaaacaagttGTGCACTGCAACCAGTTAATGTAATCGGTCATTGGTCCAAACACTCATgaaagcaaataaaaaattccgatttgaTGATCATAGATTCCGAATTTCTAAGGCATGCTTGCCCAAAGTTCACATTCCTCGGATCAACCAAACCACAGAAatatttcggaatttttcgtgaaaagtCACGTGAAATCCAGCgacttttttgcaaagtgtTCCTTTCaccatttctcaaaaaatgaactCTACAGCGAACTCGGGACTGCAAACTGTTGTCCGTGGAGAAGGGtatttgtatgtttttcgatttttaaattcaggtATTAGTTGGTTCCTTTTAGGCTGGCCCATTTGTTCTTCGTGGTTCCAGTCATTGTGCTCCAGGTTCAGTACATCATGAGTGTTATCCGGCGGAGAAGACTGAAGAAGCAATTCCGAGCGGTTATCAGGAATAATGATCGATCTCCAGCCAATCCAGATGGCATTAGTGATAAATctgattaatttttgttttttttttccgataaattattttttaatttgcattCGTTTTTTAATAGTCTTTTAAATCTTGATTAATTCAGAATAACTGTTTaatcttttttaattgaaatattgacaaaattataaatttccggcaatccaGATGGAATCAGTGGAAAATTCGCTTAACTTCGtttatcaaagaaaaatcttgaattttgtttcagttctttaaatttttcatgtttttcatgtcaaacataaattttcattcGGCTAATGAATGctaaaaaagtcaatttcatTATATTGTTGGAGAAAACGCGActtttaatgtattttcatattaaaagaACCGAtcgaaagttgtgaaaaacttattaaaagaagaaatggaaagaaaaaagctaaataacaatgaaatttcatttatactctcaatttttaatcaaaattctgaaaattttacttatttctcactgaaaactctgaaaacactgaaaaattgccgaaattctgtcgaaaaatgtgtgaaattgTAAAACATAAACAGGGcgcgcaacgacactccgctccAATCacgggtctcgcaacgaaaaagtgtgcgcctttgaatGAATTGAGGGAATATTTCTACtagcctaaaatttttttcacgttttttacCGTAAAGTAGCGtgtttttgccggtttttccgttgtttttgataaattataattaaaattttgatttttaacgtTATTTTTGCAGGGTACATCTTAATCTACTCATAAATCAtggtaagttttgaaatattcatatttttaacttgaaaactaatatttaaattttttagggtATTGATATCAACCACAAGCACGATCGCGTCGCCCGCAGAACGGCACCAAAGAGTGAGAACCCTTACCTCCGTCTTCTGTCCAAGGTAACACTTAGTTTTTGTTGctctgtttaaaaattaattttaagctCTACGCTTTCCTCGCTAGACGCACTGGAGAGAAGTTCAACGCCATCGTCTTGAAGAGACTCCGCATGTCCCGTCGTAACCGTCAGCCACTCTCGCTCGCCAAGCTTGCCCGCGCCGTCCAGAAGGCTGGAAACGAGAACAAGACTGTTGTCACCCTCTCGACTGTCACCGATGATGCCCGTCTCTACACTGTCCCAAAGATCTCCGTAAGCATTTCTTTTACcgttaaaattgtaaaaattattcttgGTTTTTATGAAACCAGTTTAGTACTGAAATAATACGAAAACATCGGAGTAACTCcggaattcttcaaaattcgtctcattttcaattaatttaatttaggTCGCCGCTCTTCACGTCACCGAAGGAGCCCGCGCCAGAATCCTTGCTGCCGGAGGAGAAATCATCACCCTCGACCAGCTCGCCCTCAAGTCGCCAAAGGGAGAAAACACCGTCTTCCTCCAggtatttcacaatttttctattatctttatttatttttgtacattttcagGGACCACGATCTGCTCGTGAAGCCGAGAAGCACTTCGGACCAGCTCCAGGAGTCCCACACTCCCACACCAAGCCATACGTCAGATCAAAGGGACGCAAGTTCGAGCGCGCCCGCGGACGCAGAGCTTCCAGAGCCTACAAGAACTAAgttgttgttattttgttCCCATGATTGTTTTCGAATCATGCCGAATAAAAATGTGTcaatatttaatgtttttgtgtTGAATGGATTTGATTGATATCAGGTGTTTCAAACCTTGCAGataatggaaaaatgttacttattttgaaaagggTTAAGTGGTGGCGGAACTTTTGGTCTTCATATATTGGAAGGAAGGAACAATAACGATACACTTATCGCCGACCTTCGAGATTGAAAAAGTTGTCTCCTTACATGGTTTCAATGTTCATTGCGCTTAGAAAACGTCGAAATATTCCGATTCCCAGCCTTTTGCCGTTCTTTTTGGCCTCCTAACAAAACGGCAGACAATGGTTGCCATCTGCATAAAAATAGGAGAgcgagagagaaaaagagtgcACATCATGTTGTTGGCGTATACGTGGAAAACGCGTGTATCGTCTCACCAGTGCAACAAATCCCCCATTTTTGGTCTTtttgcaattcaattttcaaatatttgttctaATCTGTTGCTGCTGCAGCAAAAGCTCGTAACTGTTCTCACTCCTCgtaaaactatgaaatttcCACGAGTTATTACTTTTCAGAGCATGGGTTTGAGCCGATACTTAAGCAGGCGTCATCACTGGGTAATACAATATTGCGGGCTTCTTCTATttctttatttaatttattcctACGTTGCCACCTCGAATGACGGACCAAATTTACATGAGGATATTCCAGTTTTTCAGGGTCgtaagttgaaaattgccgctcgaagtctgaaatttagtataaaaatatttcagagggAAAAGATCGTGCAAATCCCAATCCACCAGCAGCTCTAGGTGATGAAGCCCTTGatccttttgaaaaatatcgcggtcatgagaaaattgtaagaattttaagattaaaaaaccCTTAAATAATGAATTTAATATCAGAAATGGGAAGACGAAGCTGCTTACGAGAAGGAAAAACGTCGAGAAGGCCCAGGAGAATGGGGAAAACCAGTGAAACTTCCAGAAGATAAGGAAGTTGAGAAAGAAGCGGtaaatttcgttaaaaattgagttttttccctgaaatccagacatttttcagctttcccTGTACAAAGCCAACGGCTACAATGCCTACATCTCAGATATGATCTCATTGAATCGATCTATAAAAGATATTCGTCATAAAGAATGCAAAAATATGATGTATTCTGCCAAACTTCCCACTGTTTCCGTCATTTTTCCATTCCACGAAGaagtaaatttatttttcatttataaggtttttttgacaaaaaacaattaaatttttgaatttcagcacAACTCAACACTTCTTCGATCTGTGTATTCTGTCATCAATAGATCACCCCCTGAACTTTTGAAAGAAATCATTTTGGTCGATGATTTCAGTGAGAAGCCGGCTCTTCGACAGCCgttggaagattttttgaaaaagaataagATTGATCATATTGTCAAGGTTTTACGGACGAAGTGAGCGCAAATTTatatgaatttaaatttgcaaGAAGCAGCACCGCACAGAAATAGAGGCGGGGTGTAGTTttgcaaccctgcggcacggtttttccTGCTTTTGCTttattgtagattttttgcaaaaaatccgattttactctttttttgcctgaaaatgatATTCTCATAAGTGGTGAGGGTATTTTATGCCTCACAATTTTatgagaaacattttcatttgaaaaaatgagtatATAACaagtaaaatcgaaaatttctttttaaaaaaccagcagaagaaaaggaaaaaccGTGCCACAGAGTTGCAAAATTACGCTCCGCCTCGTTTTCTGTGCAGTGCTGATTTCTGCAGAATAAATGGAGGGGCCAAAAAATGCAGTTTCGCAACCGCCGCACGCTTTTTGTGCAACATTGGCGCGTTtcttttttcgctaaaaacgcgaaaaattgCGACATTTACATTTCCGCCCACTGAAAACATTTCCCTCCTGTTTTGTCGAGGCCTCGAAATTTATATGAATTTAAAgctaaatataattttttcagaaaacgcgAAGGTCTGATTCGTGGTCGCCAACTTGGAGCACAAGATGCCACCGGTGAAATCTTAATCTTCCTTGATGCTCACTCAGAAGCCAACTATAACTGGCTTCCACCACTTTTGGATCCAATTGCAGAAGACTATCGAACTGTAGTCTGTCCATTTGTAGATGTGATCGATTGTGAAACTTATGAGGTCCGGCCACAAGATGAAGGGGCACGTGGATCATTTGATTGGGCATTCAACTACAAACGACTTCCCCTGACGAAAAAAGATCGCGAAAGCCCAACAAAACCATTCAATTCACCAGTGATGGCTGGTGGTTACTTTGCAATTTCTGCCAAATGGTTCTGGGAACTTGGAGGATACGATGAGGGGCTGGATATTTGGGGTGGAGAGCAATATGAGTTGAGCTTCAAGGTTTGGCAGTGTCATGGACGGATGGTTGATGCTCCGTGCTCTCGTGTTGCTCACATCTACAGATGCAAGTATGCTCCATTCAAGAACGCTGGAATGGGAGATTTTGTGTCGAGGAATTATAAACGAGTTGCCGAAGTTTGGATGGATGATTATAAGGAGACACTTTACAAACATCGCCCCGGAGTTGGAAACGCAGATGCCGGAGATTTGAAGCTTATGAAAGGAATCAGAGAGAAGCTTCAGTGCAAATCATTTGATTGGTTCATGAAAGAAATCGCATTTGATCAGGACAAATACTATCCAGCAGTCGAACCGAAAGCTTCTGCCGAAGGAGAAATTAGAAATGTCGGCACAAACTTTTGTATTGATACTCAATTCAAAGAACAAAATCAACGATTCGGACTTCGAAAATGCACATCTGATGATAAGGATGGTGGCGGGGAGCAGGATTTGAGATTGACGAGATGGCATGATATCCGACCGAAGGGACGGAAAATCTGCTTTGATTGCTCAACGAGTGTCGATAAGGCTCCTGTTATTCTTTTTGATTGGTAAGGGGAACATCTCTGAAATTATGATTATTATTGGCCAATTCCATCGTTGGGCCTCGTTAGGTATGTGGCGGGAAaaccggaaattcaaatgttttcacaattttcgtgCTGTTTATTACATTGCCAAATACTCAACGAGACCTATCTATGAGGGGCGGAACGTATTCCATTCACCGTGGAGCgcattttcagcagaaaaaaactatttttccgcGTCTCCATAATAACAATAATTTCAGTCACTCAATGAAAGGAAACCAACTGTTCAAATACCGGGTGGCTCAGAAGCAAATCTACCATCCAATTTCCGGTCAATGTCTGACGGCAGACGAGAATGGCAAAGGATTTTTGCACATGAAAAAGTGTGATAGTTCATCTGATCTCCAAAAATGGGCATGGCAAACTGTGGATAACGAACTGCTCGAAACACGGCAAGCCAACGAGGCGAAAGAGCAGGAATGAAGATTGTACAAATATATGATagtttttattgcatttttaattattttaatttaatcatTTTAACCTAGAAATCACGGGGATACCTTTCAAAAAGCTGTTTTCACTTTCCAAAGAGTCGAAGTATTAcatttggttgtttttttcttgcatttttccgatgaaaattttaaaaaaaaataatatttatgtacTCAAAATATAAGGAATGTGTAAAtatcaaatattcaaatttcgccATGAAACAGATCTCCAATGTCTCGTCCCAGCTTCAGAACTGTTGTATTTTGAAGGTTACACAGGATGGCCACACAAACACCGGAAGATGTATTTACAAGAAGCACTGAAGAAGCTCCGACAGCTGCTCCGGTGTGGTAGAAGAATGAAGAGTTGGAGCTGAAATTATTACGAATTAATATAGAAATGCAATTTCGGAAGTGCTTACATATTTCCATCAATTGATTTCAGATCTTTTCCGTCCACTAGAAACCATCCGAGGCCTGTCGAAGTTTTCGAGTCAACTGGGACTTGCTTTTCCAGGAATTTTCGAATAGTTTCTCGTTGTAGCAGACAATTCTTGGAATCCGACAGAATACTGTGAAGGATGGCGTTGGCGATGATCAGAAGATCGGTGGTGTTGGAGATGATTCCACCGCCGGCGAATTTGTTGGAGCAGTCAACTTCCGGACAGTTTTCCAGaatgtttttcgaatttcgctGGTAGTAGCtgaagttttaaataattttggtttaaagaatcatttaaaattttaaaaaccttacCTAGCCCTTCCCGgaacaattttctcttttgTATCCAGTTGTGTATTTCTCATTCCTAGAtccgaaaataattgatttgcAAGCTGTCTATATGTTTttcctgaacatttttcaagaacaGCACCGGCAAGTGTCAATCCGTATGTGGTGTAGGAGAATTTGGAGCCAGGTTTTTCCACAAGGtcgtcatttttgaaaatggcaaGGGCGTCGAGCGAGGAATTGTATGGCTTGTTCGAGAGAAATTCGGGGGTTTCTGTGTTGTTGTTGGATGGATCTTCGTGTGtttcggattttttctgaaaaaaatacttattttttaatagtatGTGGTTAAggaatttgaaatgaattccaaaatattaaaattcaatgaaagttACCGTACTTTCTAAAGGCACATTGGTGAAAAAGCACAAATGCTCAaattcgcttcgagacccgcTAGGGTTCAAAATACTGTGCGCCTTTACTACagtatgttttttgttttttttttctaatttttattattatttttatgaatttttaatgttttgcgCGAATTCaaggatttttttattggGTTTTGTATagaaaataatctaaaaactagtaattaatataattttctcatcaaacaactgtttctattgattttttctaagttttccatcgatttttatttatttatcagtgtTCTCTGCTAAACTCGCCAGCTAAAGCATCAAAAACCTTGGCCTTGGCCGAAAAACTTCTCGGCCATGAACATGTGATGGTGTCTTGTGTGCGCCCACTACTTCTccattcttctttttgttATCGCCGAGAAAAGTGATCTCTGCTTTaattctaaatgtttttttctggaattcccTATTTTTATGCACAAAAATATTGCCTTTCGTTGCTAAAAATCCATGATTTAACGTATTTCTacttttatattaattttattttttaaatataataaattaattccAGACAAATCACAGAAATGTCGCTTCAAATCAGTTCAGCCGCGAAAACACTCCTGCACAAGTTTGCGTTGCCAGCGGCAACTTCAGTTGCTCAGTATCACGAGAAGGTAggttttaaatcattttcaggcgttaaaaaatcaataaattacaCATTATTTTCAGGTTATCGATCACTACGAGAACCCGCGAAATGTCGGATCACTTGACAAGAACGATCCAAGCGTCGGAACAGGAATCGTCGGCGCTCCAGCTTGTGGAGATGTCATGAAATTGCAGATTCGAGTgagttttttcacattttccggggaaaaaattattatattttaaagctaaaaacaTTTCCAGGTCGACGATAACGGAAAAATCATCGAAgccaaattcaaaacattcgGATGTGGAAGTGCAATTGCCTCATCTTCCCTGGCAACCGAATGGATTAACGGAAAAACTATCGATTACGcgtcgaaaattaaaaatgacgAAATTGCCAAAGAATTGTGTCTTCCACCAGTCAAACTTCACTGTTCAAGTGAGcttttttccctatttttctcgatttttttcgcaactaaaaatgtttcagtgcTCGCCCAAGACGCCATTCA includes:
- the gly-10 gene encoding Putative polypeptide N-acetylgalactosaminyltransferase 10 (Partially confirmed by transcript evidence), which gives rise to MVAICIKIGERERKRVHIMLLAYTWKTRVSSHQCNKSPIFGLFAIQFSNICSNLLLLQQKLVTVLTPRKTMKFPRVITFQSMGLSRYLSRRHHWVIQYCGLLLFLYLIYSYVATSNDGPNLHEDIPVFQGQGKDRANPNPPAALGDEALDPFEKYRGHEKIKWEDEAAYEKEKRREGPGEWGKPVKLPEDKEVEKEALSLYKANGYNAYISDMISLNRSIKDIRHKECKNMMYSAKLPTVSVIFPFHEEHNSTLLRSVYSVINRSPPELLKEIILVDDFSEKPALRQPLEDFLKKNKIDHIVKVLRTKKREGLIRGRQLGAQDATGEILIFLDAHSEANYNWLPPLLDPIAEDYRTVVCPFVDVIDCETYEVRPQDEGARGSFDWAFNYKRLPLTKKDRESPTKPFNSPVMAGGYFAISAKWFWELGGYDEGLDIWGGEQYELSFKVWQCHGRMVDAPCSRVAHIYRCKYAPFKNAGMGDFVSRNYKRVAEVWMDDYKETLYKHRPGVGNADAGDLKLMKGIREKLQCKSFDWFMKEIAFDQDKYYPAVEPKASAEGEIRNVGTNFCIDTQFKEQNQRFGLRKCTSDDKDGGGEQDLRLTRWHDIRPKGRKICFDCSTSVDKAPVILFDCHSMKGNQLFKYRVAQKQIYHPISGQCLTADENGKGFLHMKKCDSSSDLQKWAWQTVDNELLETRQANEAKEQE
- the gly-10 gene encoding Putative polypeptide N-acetylgalactosaminyltransferase 10 (Confirmed by transcript evidence), which translates into the protein MGLSRYLSRRHHWVIQYCGLLLFLYLIYSYVATSNDGPNLHEDIPVFQGQGKDRANPNPPAALGDEALDPFEKYRGHEKIKWEDEAAYEKEKRREGPGEWGKPVKLPEDKEVEKEALSLYKANGYNAYISDMISLNRSIKDIRHKECKNMMYSAKLPTVSVIFPFHEEHNSTLLRSVYSVINRSPPELLKEIILVDDFSEKPALRQPLEDFLKKNKIDHIVKVLRTKKREGLIRGRQLGAQDATGEILIFLDAHSEANYNWLPPLLDPIAEDYRTVVCPFVDVIDCETYEVRPQDEGARGSFDWAFNYKRLPLTKKDRESPTKPFNSPVMAGGYFAISAKWFWELGGYDEGLDIWGGEQYELSFKVWQCHGRMVDAPCSRVAHIYRCKYAPFKNAGMGDFVSRNYKRVAEVWMDDYKETLYKHRPGVGNADAGDLKLMKGIREKLQCKSFDWFMKEIAFDQDKYYPAVEPKASAEGEIRNVGTNFCIDTQFKEQNQRFGLRKCTSDDKDGGGEQDLRLTRWHDIRPKGRKICFDCSTSVDKAPVILFDCHSMKGNQLFKYRVAQKQIYHPISGQCLTADENGKGFLHMKKCDSSSDLQKWAWQTVDNELLETRQANEAKEQE
- the gly-10 gene encoding polypeptide N-acetylgalactosaminyltransferase (Confirmed by transcript evidence); translation: MAGGYFAISAKWFWELGGYDEGLDIWGGEQYELSFKVWQCHGRMVDAPCSRVAHIYRCKYAPFKNAGMGDFVSRNYKRVAEVWMDDYKETLYKHRPGVGNADAGDLKLMKGIREKLQCKSFDWFMKEIAFDQDKYYPAVEPKASAEGEIRNVGTNFCIDTQFKEQNQRFGLRKCTSDDKDGGGEQDLRLTRWHDIRPKGRKICFDCSTSVDKAPVILFDCHSMKGNQLFKYRVAQKQIYHPISGQCLTADENGKGFLHMKKCDSSSDLQKWAWQTVDNELLETRQANEAKEQE